In Zingiber officinale cultivar Zhangliang chromosome 3B, Zo_v1.1, whole genome shotgun sequence, a single window of DNA contains:
- the LOC122054911 gene encoding aluminum-activated malate transporter 10-like has product MAGAWGRLVEFGVEVRSKVLAFAEKFWRMGADDPRKVIHGVKVGVALSLVSLFYYIRPINDKFGRNTMWAVMTVIVVFEYTVGGCLYKVINRGIATLSGGSLALAAHWMAAKSGPKAEPVILSALVFLFALAATFLRFMPTVKARFDYGITIFILTFSLVALSGSHVDDLTDLTVERISTVGIGIATTVSVCIFVCPVWSGQELHFLISRNLEKLAESLEGLVEDYFPINGDSMDRTEIASKRSHSYKCVLDSKSSEDSWASLARWEPPHGWFKFGHPWQQYSMVGVAMRHCAYCVETLHGCVNSETIKRPEFWEKHLRDVCMKLSSDSSKVLKELSSSVKTMKKSPSVNLLVLEMKNSVEELRISLSLLTEQLPFIQTRPAKSSELGNENSSFIDDRDVAVVLMPLTEAMALVTMTALLIEISTRIEGVVEAVATLAELACFKPIGNDESRSKVQAGEQELKPFHQV; this is encoded by the exons ATGGCTGGGGCTTGGGGTCGACTGGTTGAGTTTGGAGTAGAAGTGAGATCGAAAGTGTTAGCGTTTGCCGAGAAATTTTGGAGGATGGGTGCAGATGATCCGAGGAAGGTCATTCATGGTGTTAAAGTAGGGGTTGCTCTCTCGCTCGTCTCACTTTTTTACTATATTCGCCCCATCAATGATAAATTCGGCAGAAACACCATGTGGGCGGTGATGACCGTCATCGTGGTCTTCGAGTACACTGTCG GTGGTTGCTTGTACAAGGTAATCAACAGAGGAATAGCCACGCTCAGCGGCGGCAGTCTTGCGCTGGCCGCCCACTGGATGGCAGCCAAGTCAGGGCCAAAGGCGGAGCCAGTAATTCTTAGTGCCTTAGTATTCCTTTTTG CTTTAGCTGCGACATTTCTCCGATTCATGCCGACTGTAAAGGCACGGTTCGATTACGGCATCACCATATTCATCCTCACCTTTAGCTTGGTGGCCTTATCGGGCTCTCACGTCGATGATCTGACGGACTTAACAGTGGAACGCATATCGACTGTCGGCATTGGCATTGCTACCACAGTCTCTGTTTGCATTTTTGTCTGCCCTGTTTGGTCAGGCCAAGAGCTCCATTTTCTCATTTCTAGGAACTTGGAAAAGCTTGCTGAGTCCTTAGAAG GACTAGTAGAAGATTACTTTCCTATAAACGGTGACAGCATGGACAGGACAGAAATAGCTTCTAAGAGATCACATAGCTACAAGTGTGTTCTGGACTCGAAATCATCTGAGGATTCATGGGCGAGTTTGGCGAGGTGGGAACCGCCACATGGATGGTTTAAATTTGGGCACCCATGGCAGCAATATAGCATGGTGGGAGTTGCCATGAGGCATTGCGCCTACTGTGTAGAAACGTTGCATGGGTGCGTTAACTCAGAGACGATTAAG AGACCGGAATTCTGGGAGAAACATCTGAGAGATGTTTGCATGAAACTGAGCTCAGACTCGTCCAAGGTCTTAAAGGAACTGTCGAGTTCCGTGAAGACGATGAAGAAGTCTCCTAGTGTCAATTTATTGGTCTTGGAGATGAAAAATTCAGTGGAAGAGCTTCGGATTTCTTTGTCATTATTGACCGAGCAGTTGCCGTTTATACAGACAAGGCCAGCAAAGTCAAGTGAATTAGGGAACGAGAACAGCAGCTTCATCGACGACCGTGACGTGGCTGTTGTATTAATGCCTCTAACGGAAGCCATGGCACTTGTGACGATGACAGCGTTGCTCATCGAGATATCGACGAGGATCGAAGGAGTCGTCGAGGCGGTGGCTACCCTCGCAGAGCTTGCATGCTTTAAGCCAATCGGAAACGACGAGTCCCGTTCAAAAGTGCAGGCGGGAGAGCAAGAGTTGAAACCCTTTCATCAAGTCTGA